From Paenibacillus physcomitrellae, the proteins below share one genomic window:
- a CDS encoding Nramp family divalent metal transporter, producing MEEIPAVQQKSKLIKHTNGASLEEVNNTVSLPKQAGFWKKLAAFSGPGVLVAVGYMDPGNWITSIQGGSQFGYTLLSVILISSLVAMLLQSMSAKLGIVTGMDLAQATRQATSKPVAFILWILTELAIMATDIAEVIGGAVALQLLFKIPLLVGVLITTLDVLLLLLLTKVGFRKIEAIVATLIATIFIVFLYEVLLSSPSIGPLLSGFIPSPEIATNNGMLLIALGIVGATVMPHNLYLHSSIVQTRQFKRDEQGKKEAIKFATIDSNIQLTIAFIINCLLLVLGAAMFFGTTSDLGRFTDLYNALSDNAIVGAIASPLLSTLFAVALLASGQNSTITGTLSGQIVMEGFIRMKIPTWLRRIITRLIAVIPVIICVIMFGGRENAVEQLLLYTQVFLSVQLPFAIIPLALFTSDKRLMGPFANRTWVKYASWIIAVVLSVLNVFLIYGTFAGIG from the coding sequence ATGGAAGAAATACCTGCTGTCCAACAAAAATCAAAACTTATCAAGCATACCAACGGTGCCAGTCTGGAGGAAGTAAACAATACGGTCAGCCTTCCAAAGCAAGCCGGATTTTGGAAGAAATTAGCCGCCTTTAGCGGACCAGGCGTATTGGTAGCCGTAGGTTATATGGATCCCGGCAACTGGATTACGTCCATTCAAGGCGGCTCCCAATTCGGCTATACGCTGCTGAGTGTTATTTTAATCTCCAGCCTGGTTGCTATGCTGCTTCAAAGTATGTCGGCCAAACTGGGCATCGTTACGGGAATGGATCTGGCCCAGGCCACCCGTCAAGCTACAAGCAAACCTGTTGCTTTTATTTTATGGATTTTAACCGAGCTCGCGATTATGGCCACAGATATTGCCGAGGTGATCGGGGGAGCCGTAGCGCTCCAGCTGCTGTTTAAAATCCCGCTGCTCGTAGGTGTACTGATTACAACGCTGGATGTGCTTTTATTGCTGCTGCTGACCAAGGTCGGCTTTAGAAAAATCGAAGCGATTGTAGCAACATTGATCGCGACCATCTTTATCGTCTTTCTGTATGAAGTGCTGCTTTCCAGCCCAAGCATCGGCCCGCTCCTTTCCGGATTTATCCCAAGTCCTGAAATCGCCACAAATAATGGTATGCTGTTGATTGCTTTAGGGATCGTCGGGGCCACCGTTATGCCGCATAATTTGTATTTGCACTCCTCGATTGTTCAGACCCGCCAATTTAAAAGGGATGAGCAAGGGAAGAAAGAAGCTATCAAATTTGCGACGATTGATTCCAACATCCAATTGACCATTGCTTTTATCATTAACTGCCTGCTACTGGTTTTGGGGGCAGCGATGTTTTTCGGGACGACAAGCGATTTGGGGCGTTTTACAGATCTGTATAATGCTCTTTCGGATAATGCCATCGTTGGAGCGATTGCCAGTCCTCTGCTCAGTACGCTGTTTGCGGTTGCGCTGCTTGCTTCGGGTCAGAACTCGACCATTACCGGCACCTTATCGGGGCAGATAGTCATGGAAGGTTTCATCCGAATGAAGATCCCGACCTGGCTGCGCAGAATCATCACACGGCTGATCGCCGTGATCCCCGTTATCATTTGTGTAATTATGTTCGGAGGAAGGGAAAATGCCGTCGAGCAGCTGCTCTTGTATACGCAGGTGTTTCTGAGCGTTCAATTGCCTTTCGCCATTATCCCGCTCGCTCTTTTTACCAGCGACAAACGATTAATGGGTCCCTTCGCCAACCGGACATGGGTTAAATACGCTTCGTGGATTATAGCCGTTGTCCTGTCCGTGCTGAATGTTTTCCTTATCTATGGCACCTTCGCGGGAATAGGTTAA
- a CDS encoding MalY/PatB family protein: protein MPSFDTPIDRTNTSSEKWGSLARIFGSEDVLPMWVADMDFKVPEAVIQALHEKVDHGVFGYSFLSDDYKEAVAGWMLRRHHWKIDPQSIVYAPGVVPALYHLVETFTEAGEEVIIQPPVYPPFAKVVNNLERKLLLNPLRELEGGHYEMDFEQLETLMSGTSGKAKMLILCSPHNPVGRVWTREELLKLHELAEHYGVLVVSDEIHADLVFEPNAHVPYASLSEQASQHSVICTAPSKTFNLAALNTSNIIIANPELREKFVHNLSTREVAHAGIFGLTAAEAAYKHGDAWLDDCLAYIRSNMEYVQQYMARYQKADGTPLVKTLLPEATYLLWLDFRELGLSADELNAFMIKEARLGLNNGAPFGKEGEGFMRMNLACARSIVEEAMSRLDKAMEHYIGK from the coding sequence ATGCCATCTTTCGATACACCTATCGACCGTACCAATACGTCATCCGAGAAATGGGGATCTCTGGCTAGAATCTTCGGCAGCGAAGATGTGCTCCCCATGTGGGTGGCCGACATGGACTTCAAAGTACCGGAAGCCGTTATTCAAGCTTTGCATGAGAAAGTAGATCACGGGGTTTTCGGCTACAGCTTCTTAAGCGACGACTATAAGGAAGCCGTGGCCGGATGGATGCTGAGAAGACACCATTGGAAGATCGATCCTCAGTCTATCGTTTACGCTCCAGGGGTGGTTCCCGCGCTGTACCATCTCGTTGAAACCTTTACAGAAGCCGGGGAAGAGGTCATTATCCAGCCGCCGGTTTATCCGCCTTTTGCCAAAGTCGTTAACAATCTGGAGCGCAAGCTTCTGCTGAACCCTCTCCGCGAGCTGGAGGGCGGACATTACGAGATGGATTTCGAACAGCTTGAGACGCTGATGAGCGGCACCTCCGGCAAAGCCAAAATGCTGATTCTGTGCAGTCCGCACAACCCGGTTGGCCGCGTCTGGACCCGTGAGGAGCTGCTGAAGCTCCACGAGCTCGCAGAACATTATGGCGTTCTTGTCGTCTCAGACGAAATTCATGCGGACCTGGTGTTTGAGCCTAACGCCCATGTGCCTTATGCTTCTTTATCGGAGCAGGCCAGCCAGCATTCCGTCATTTGTACAGCCCCTAGCAAAACCTTTAATCTGGCAGCTCTGAATACTTCCAATATCATCATTGCGAATCCGGAGCTGCGCGAGAAATTTGTGCACAATCTCAGTACTCGCGAGGTGGCTCATGCCGGCATATTCGGATTAACCGCAGCCGAAGCCGCCTATAAACATGGCGATGCCTGGCTGGACGATTGCCTCGCTTATATCCGTTCCAACATGGAATATGTACAGCAGTACATGGCCCGTTATCAGAAAGCAGACGGTACCCCGCTAGTTAAAACCCTGCTGCCCGAAGCCACCTATCTGCTTTGGCTCGATTTCCGCGAGCTTGGGCTTTCTGCGGATGAGCTTAACGCTTTTATGATCAAGGAAGCCCGTCTCGGCCTTAACAACGGGGCTCCGTTCGGCAAAGAAGGCGAAGGCTTTATGCGGATGAATCTGGCCTGCGCCCGCAGCATCGTTGAAGAAGCCATGTCTCGTCTGGACAAAGCCATGGAGCATTATATCGGGAAGTAA
- the modB gene encoding molybdate ABC transporter permease subunit, which translates to MTEITWHDFWPPVRLSLQIALLSSFAALVLGVVAARWMSRARFRGKVLVETLFMLPLVLPPTVVGFLLLIVLGRRSWLGRLIEWVFDAPIIFSWYAGVVASVVVAFPLVYQTMKTGFRSINRSLEDAARSIGASEWQLFRYVSLPLVFQSLLSAYILGFARALGEFGATLMIAGNIPGRTQTVPTAIYVAVDSGNMSMAWVWTGTVIVISFLMLLFTGRKAP; encoded by the coding sequence ATGACGGAGATAACTTGGCATGATTTCTGGCCGCCGGTCCGGCTTTCACTGCAAATAGCCCTGCTTTCGAGTTTTGCGGCTCTTGTCCTGGGGGTTGTGGCTGCGCGCTGGATGTCCCGCGCCCGGTTCCGGGGCAAGGTGCTGGTGGAGACATTGTTTATGCTGCCGCTGGTGCTTCCGCCGACCGTTGTCGGCTTCCTGCTGCTGATTGTATTAGGCCGTAGAAGCTGGCTCGGACGTTTGATTGAATGGGTGTTTGATGCGCCGATTATTTTCAGCTGGTATGCTGGCGTGGTCGCTTCTGTGGTTGTTGCTTTTCCGCTAGTTTATCAGACGATGAAGACCGGATTTCGTTCGATAAACCGCAGTCTGGAGGATGCGGCGCGTTCGATTGGCGCCAGTGAATGGCAGCTCTTCCGGTACGTTTCGCTGCCGCTTGTATTCCAGTCGCTGCTCAGCGCCTACATACTCGGCTTTGCCCGGGCTTTGGGTGAATTCGGGGCTACGCTGATGATTGCCGGGAACATTCCGGGCAGAACCCAGACGGTTCCAACGGCCATTTATGTGGCGGTGGATTCAGGTAACATGTCAATGGCCTGGGTTTGGACGGGAACGGTAATTGTCATCTCGTTCCTGATGCTGCTGTTTACCGGTCGGAAAGCCCCATAG
- a CDS encoding S-layer homology domain-containing protein, which translates to MHRWLKAAAAACLGAGICSAALSISAPTVGLAAGNSQVFYDINDSFAREAIMDLYQRKIVEGTAPGTFSPKRALTRAEGTKAMMELMKLQPVEGGIPAFQDVPKAAWYYGYVQAGVYLNLAQGKGNGKYMPSDGVTRQELAVWLIRFLKQTASSGSLSSLYSDAAEVADWAAPSVYTVQKLGLMEGADGRFRPKAVVTREEMAAVMDRIVTNGTYENPISAPVAQPIQLGWQYGQTDAEFKASVSSSNINVLSPRWYFLNADDTLSDSTKTPLISWAKSTGRKVWPLVGNRSNAEATHAMLSNPALSERTAASLAAYTSKYELDGLNLDFENVLPADRAYLTSFVANLAGKLHQAGKKLSVCVSPDLGTDWTAAFNYAALAQSADYLILMGYDEHWGSDPEPGPVGSLAWVQSGLDKLVKQAGAGKVILGLPLYSRDWSVRANGTTLSAEDVTLSEQNARIPRYGMYPSWKSALGQYTAAYQLNGVRHQLWFEDSRSLTLKYRMGQGRKVAGFAYWSIGGEHDGVWKALNNATRFNGYKF; encoded by the coding sequence ATGCATCGTTGGCTAAAAGCTGCGGCAGCCGCATGTTTAGGTGCGGGGATCTGTTCGGCGGCGCTTTCTATCAGCGCTCCGACGGTCGGTCTTGCAGCGGGGAATTCCCAAGTTTTCTATGATATTAACGACAGTTTTGCTAGAGAAGCGATTATGGATCTTTATCAACGTAAAATCGTAGAAGGAACCGCACCCGGTACCTTCTCACCCAAGAGAGCCCTGACACGCGCCGAAGGAACCAAGGCGATGATGGAACTGATGAAGCTTCAACCAGTGGAGGGGGGGATCCCGGCCTTCCAGGATGTGCCTAAAGCGGCCTGGTATTACGGTTACGTGCAGGCCGGCGTCTATTTGAATTTGGCGCAGGGGAAAGGGAATGGGAAATATATGCCTTCTGACGGAGTAACCCGGCAGGAGCTGGCGGTTTGGCTGATCCGCTTTCTGAAACAAACGGCATCAAGCGGCAGCTTGTCCAGTCTCTATTCGGATGCTGCAGAGGTCGCCGATTGGGCGGCTCCTTCCGTCTATACGGTTCAGAAGCTGGGGCTGATGGAGGGAGCGGATGGACGTTTCCGGCCAAAAGCCGTCGTGACCCGTGAGGAAATGGCGGCTGTTATGGACCGAATTGTGACGAATGGCACCTATGAGAATCCCATTTCCGCTCCTGTAGCCCAGCCGATCCAATTGGGCTGGCAGTACGGGCAGACGGATGCGGAATTTAAGGCAAGCGTGTCTTCATCCAATATTAACGTGCTTTCTCCCAGGTGGTATTTCCTGAATGCGGACGATACTTTAAGTGATTCAACCAAAACGCCGCTGATCAGCTGGGCCAAGTCCACTGGCCGGAAAGTCTGGCCGCTTGTCGGCAACCGCTCTAATGCGGAAGCCACACACGCCATGCTTTCCAATCCGGCTTTATCGGAGCGGACTGCGGCCTCTCTGGCAGCCTATACCTCCAAATATGAGCTGGACGGACTCAATCTCGATTTTGAAAATGTGCTTCCGGCTGACCGCGCGTATTTGACTTCATTTGTAGCTAATTTAGCCGGAAAGCTGCATCAAGCCGGCAAAAAGCTGTCGGTTTGCGTTTCCCCGGATTTGGGGACCGATTGGACGGCAGCCTTCAATTATGCAGCGTTGGCCCAAAGCGCGGATTATTTGATCCTGATGGGTTATGACGAGCATTGGGGCAGCGATCCGGAGCCGGGACCGGTAGGGTCGTTGGCCTGGGTACAGTCCGGTTTGGACAAGCTGGTGAAGCAGGCGGGAGCAGGGAAGGTGATCCTGGGACTGCCTCTGTACAGCCGGGATTGGTCGGTCAGGGCGAACGGCACGACTCTTTCGGCGGAGGATGTGACGTTAAGCGAGCAGAATGCCAGAATTCCCCGCTACGGCATGTATCCATCTTGGAAATCGGCTCTCGGCCAATATACGGCAGCTTATCAGTTGAACGGAGTCCGGCATCAGCTGTGGTTTGAAGACAGCCGCTCGCTGACACTGAAATACCGGATGGGGCAAGGGCGAAAGGTTGCAGGATTCGCTTATTGGTCTATTGGCGGGGAGCATGACGGCGTCTGGAAGGCGCTCAATAACGCGACCCGGTTTAACGGTTATAAATTTTAG
- a CDS encoding helix-turn-helix transcriptional regulator — MSSEVSYTTEEIAKLLKISKLTVYDLIKKGDLPAYRVGKQMRVDAADLEAFKNRSKGIRTTADVPSSPSGNEAASAASAAPPSLPQNGVRPLVITGQDISLDILAKHMERQIPGVRPLRSFVGSVDSLISMYRGQSDIVSTHLLDGDTGEYNLPYIRKFLIGSSYVVVHLLKRKAGLYVREGNPEGISGWGDLKRPGLRLANREKGSGARVLLDEQLRLLGIRGTDIQGYGREETNHLGVAGKVASGEADVGVGIEKAAMTVGGVDFIPLTDECYDLVLLKQQGNSGWIEAVLHIIRSDAFQSELRSISGYDLSETGTVLYET; from the coding sequence ATGTCCAGCGAAGTTTCCTATACAACTGAAGAGATCGCCAAGCTGCTTAAAATATCCAAATTGACCGTATACGATCTTATAAAAAAAGGCGACCTGCCCGCCTACCGTGTCGGCAAACAAATGCGGGTGGACGCCGCCGATCTGGAGGCGTTCAAGAACCGCTCCAAGGGAATAAGAACGACAGCGGACGTTCCGTCTTCTCCTTCCGGCAACGAAGCAGCTTCTGCGGCTTCCGCCGCTCCCCCATCTTTGCCGCAAAACGGCGTTCGGCCTCTCGTCATCACCGGCCAGGATATCAGCTTGGACATTCTGGCCAAACATATGGAACGGCAAATTCCCGGCGTCCGTCCACTGCGTTCCTTCGTCGGCAGTGTGGACAGCCTGATCTCCATGTACCGCGGACAATCTGACATTGTCAGCACCCACCTGCTGGACGGGGATACCGGGGAGTATAATCTCCCTTACATCCGGAAATTTCTGATTGGCTCTTCTTATGTTGTCGTCCATTTATTAAAGCGGAAGGCGGGACTTTACGTCAGAGAAGGCAACCCTGAAGGGATCAGCGGCTGGGGGGACTTGAAACGTCCGGGACTGCGGCTTGCCAACCGCGAGAAAGGCTCCGGCGCTCGTGTGCTTCTCGATGAGCAGCTTCGTCTGCTCGGCATTCGCGGAACTGATATTCAAGGTTATGGCCGGGAGGAAACTAACCACCTGGGCGTGGCCGGCAAGGTGGCTTCAGGCGAAGCCGATGTCGGCGTAGGGATCGAGAAAGCAGCCATGACTGTTGGAGGTGTTGATTTCATCCCTTTGACCGATGAATGTTATGACCTTGTTCTGCTCAAGCAGCAGGGGAATTCCGGCTGGATCGAAGCTGTGCTTCATATCATCAGATCTGATGCCTTCCAAAGCGAGCTGCGCTCGATCTCCGGCTATGATTTGTCAGAGACTGGGACGGTTTTATACGAAACCTGA
- the modA gene encoding molybdate ABC transporter substrate-binding protein yields the protein MINKIKFSMVLLLFVIVVAVLSGCGNSSSKDNEASSVLSPTSAATASSGGASGDVVSGEPQDDVELTISAAASLTDALTEISQSFEAQNPHIHLNFNFGASGTLQQQIEQGAPADLFLSASAKNMQALLDKQLIDSLQEVNLLYNDLVVITPADKAAGSVQTLDDLKKPDVKTVAIGIPESVPAGNYAQESLKAAGIWESLKAKTVQGKDVRQVLQYVETGNADAGFVYKTDALTSEQVKVAFSVDPSLYKQIEYPIGIVKATKHSQEAEAFYQYLQTKDALDVFVKYGFTIPQN from the coding sequence ATGATAAATAAAATTAAGTTTAGTATGGTTTTGTTATTATTTGTTATAGTTGTCGCTGTTCTTTCAGGCTGCGGGAACAGCAGCAGTAAGGATAACGAAGCTTCATCGGTCTTATCACCAACTTCAGCAGCAACAGCTTCAAGTGGCGGTGCCTCAGGTGATGTTGTTTCGGGTGAGCCTCAGGACGATGTGGAGTTGACGATTTCGGCAGCGGCCAGCCTTACTGATGCTTTAACGGAAATCAGTCAGTCCTTTGAGGCCCAAAATCCGCATATTCATTTGAATTTTAACTTTGGCGCTTCGGGCACGCTTCAGCAGCAAATTGAACAAGGGGCGCCAGCGGATTTGTTTCTGTCGGCCTCAGCCAAAAATATGCAGGCACTTCTCGATAAGCAGCTCATTGACAGCTTGCAGGAAGTAAATCTCCTATATAACGATCTTGTTGTTATTACACCTGCGGATAAAGCAGCAGGTTCTGTTCAAACCTTGGACGATTTGAAGAAGCCTGACGTGAAAACTGTTGCGATCGGGATTCCGGAGAGCGTTCCGGCGGGGAATTATGCACAGGAATCGCTGAAGGCAGCCGGTATTTGGGAGAGCCTCAAGGCTAAGACGGTTCAGGGCAAGGACGTGAGACAGGTGCTGCAGTATGTGGAAACGGGGAATGCGGATGCCGGATTTGTTTATAAAACGGATGCGCTGACATCAGAGCAGGTCAAAGTGGCTTTTAGCGTTGATCCCTCTCTCTACAAGCAGATCGAGTATCCGATCGGAATTGTGAAAGCCACGAAACATAGCCAGGAAGCGGAAGCCTTCTATCAATATCTGCAAACCAAGGATGCGCTGGATGTATTTGTGAAGTACGGCTTCACGATCCCGCAGAATTAA
- a CDS encoding GH1 family beta-glucosidase: protein MTSFKFPEDFIFGSATSSYQIEGAYNEGGRGMSIWDTFARTPGKVENGDTGDLACDSYHLYKEDVQLLKNMGAKAYRFSVAWPRIIPDGDGAVNQEGLDYYHRLVDELLANGIEPMCTLYHWDLPQALQDKGGWESRETISAFVRYAETMFKSFEGKIKNWITFNEPWCVSFLSNEIGAHAPGKTDFQAALDVAHHLLVAHGETVKRFRELGLDGAIGIAPNTEWFEPFSNHQEDIDACARRNAYFNGWFFDPVFKGHYPQLALDWYKAKGYEPPVQPGDMETISQPIDFLGINYYTGGVGRNNPEEGLLEFEIVDAAFDKTDFDWNIYPQGFYSVLTWVKANYGDIPIYITENGAYYESEEENGVYHDPKRIEYLRKHLIQLNRALASGVNVKGYFLWSLMDNFEWAFGYSKPFGLVHVDFKTFKRTPKDSYYWYKQVIAEGGLES from the coding sequence ATGACTAGCTTTAAATTTCCTGAGGATTTTATCTTTGGTTCGGCTACATCTTCATACCAAATTGAAGGCGCATACAACGAGGGAGGACGGGGGATGTCCATTTGGGACACATTCGCCCGCACACCCGGCAAGGTAGAGAATGGGGACACAGGCGATCTGGCCTGCGACAGCTACCATCTTTATAAGGAAGACGTTCAGCTTCTGAAAAATATGGGGGCCAAAGCCTACCGTTTCTCGGTCGCCTGGCCGCGTATTATTCCTGACGGCGACGGCGCCGTTAACCAGGAGGGCCTGGATTATTACCACCGTCTGGTGGACGAGCTGCTGGCAAACGGCATTGAGCCGATGTGCACGCTGTACCACTGGGATCTTCCGCAGGCCTTGCAGGACAAGGGCGGCTGGGAATCCCGCGAGACGATTTCGGCTTTCGTGCGTTACGCCGAAACGATGTTTAAATCTTTTGAAGGCAAAATCAAGAACTGGATTACCTTTAACGAACCTTGGTGCGTATCGTTCCTGTCCAACGAGATTGGCGCGCATGCTCCGGGTAAAACGGACTTCCAGGCCGCGCTTGACGTCGCTCACCATCTGCTGGTGGCGCACGGCGAAACCGTGAAACGTTTCCGTGAACTCGGCCTAGACGGCGCGATCGGTATTGCGCCAAACACGGAATGGTTTGAGCCGTTCAGCAACCATCAGGAAGATATCGACGCCTGCGCACGCCGCAACGCTTATTTTAACGGATGGTTCTTTGATCCTGTATTTAAAGGGCATTATCCGCAGCTGGCTTTGGACTGGTACAAGGCAAAAGGATATGAGCCGCCGGTTCAACCGGGCGACATGGAGACCATTTCCCAGCCGATTGATTTCCTGGGCATCAACTATTATACAGGCGGGGTTGGCCGCAATAATCCGGAGGAAGGACTGCTGGAGTTTGAAATCGTGGACGCGGCGTTCGACAAAACCGATTTCGACTGGAACATTTACCCGCAGGGCTTTTATTCCGTTTTGACCTGGGTGAAAGCCAATTACGGGGATATTCCGATCTACATTACGGAGAACGGCGCATATTATGAATCCGAAGAAGAGAACGGAGTGTATCACGATCCGAAACGGATCGAATACCTGCGCAAGCACCTGATCCAGCTGAACCGCGCGTTGGCTTCCGGCGTGAATGTCAAAGGTTATTTCCTGTGGTCCCTGATGGACAACTTTGAATGGGCGTTTGGCTACAGCAAGCCGTTTGGTCTGGTGCATGTCGATTTCAAAACGTTCAAACGGACGCCGAAAGACAGCTATTATTGGTATAAACAAGTGATCGCCGAAGGCGGGCTTGAATCTTGA
- a CDS encoding SDR family oxidoreductase, producing the protein MPEQRLQGQIAVVTGGGSGIGKASAIAFARNGAKVYMLDRTPEHADETKQEIEKAGGTATVIKCDVSEPQMVEQAYKEIAKQEDRVDIVFANAGINGAKTPIETLDVEEWDQTLNTNLRGTFATVKYAIPYMKKKGGSIVITSSINGNRVYSNFGFAAYSSSKAGQVAFMKMAALELAQYKIRVNAICPGAIETNIGENTFPSDDLKKIVIPVEYPEGSQPLEKGPGSAEQVADLVLFLASNESSHVTGTEIYVDGAESLL; encoded by the coding sequence ATGCCAGAACAAAGACTTCAAGGCCAAATCGCCGTAGTCACCGGCGGCGGCTCCGGGATCGGGAAAGCAAGCGCAATTGCTTTTGCCCGTAACGGCGCCAAAGTGTACATGCTGGACCGGACGCCGGAGCACGCCGATGAAACGAAGCAGGAAATTGAGAAAGCCGGCGGCACGGCCACCGTCATTAAATGCGACGTCTCTGAGCCTCAAATGGTTGAACAAGCCTATAAAGAAATTGCCAAACAGGAAGACCGGGTGGATATCGTCTTTGCCAATGCCGGGATCAATGGCGCCAAGACGCCTATTGAAACGCTGGACGTTGAAGAGTGGGACCAGACGCTGAACACCAATCTGCGCGGGACCTTTGCCACGGTCAAATATGCAATCCCTTACATGAAAAAGAAAGGCGGCAGCATCGTCATCACCAGTTCCATCAACGGCAACCGCGTGTACTCCAACTTCGGGTTCGCCGCTTATTCCTCTTCCAAAGCCGGTCAGGTCGCTTTCATGAAAATGGCCGCGCTTGAGCTTGCCCAATATAAAATCCGGGTCAACGCGATTTGTCCTGGGGCCATTGAAACCAACATCGGCGAGAATACCTTCCCATCGGATGATCTCAAGAAAATCGTCATTCCCGTGGAATATCCGGAAGGAAGCCAGCCTCTGGAGAAAGGTCCGGGGTCGGCTGAGCAGGTGGCTGACCTTGTCCTGTTCCTGGCATCAAACGAATCGTCTCACGTGACAGGCACGGAGATCTATGTGGACGGAGCCGAATCGCTGCTGTAA
- a CDS encoding ring-cleaving dioxygenase — translation MQLKGIHHVSAMTAKAPANYNFYTKVMGLRLIKKTVNQDDVSMYHLFYGDEKGNPGTELTFFEMPMAGQNRDGNDSISALSLRVPSDAALEYWTKRLDEFGIAHEDIRPRAGRLTLAFRDFEGQRLILISDEHDTGVAAGKPWSQSPVPAEFGITGLGPVKLTVHEAAPTAAVLTELLNFRRKGSFPNIDAPDQPDILVFETGEGGSGAEIHLEERHDLAHERLGRGGVHHVAFRVDNDDELKQWIEAVRKVQFPNSGYVDRFYFHSLYFREPNGILFELATDGPGFDTDEDFEHLGESLALPPFLEPKRAQIEALLKPLETANPQANF, via the coding sequence ATGCAATTAAAAGGCATACATCATGTTTCGGCCATGACCGCCAAAGCGCCGGCCAATTATAACTTTTACACTAAAGTGATGGGCCTTCGCCTCATTAAGAAGACCGTCAATCAGGATGACGTTTCCATGTATCACTTATTTTACGGGGATGAGAAAGGCAATCCCGGCACGGAGTTGACCTTCTTTGAAATGCCGATGGCCGGTCAGAACCGGGATGGAAATGACAGCATTTCCGCCTTATCCCTGCGTGTGCCGAGTGACGCGGCCCTCGAATATTGGACTAAACGGCTGGACGAATTCGGTATCGCCCATGAGGACATCCGGCCTAGAGCCGGCCGGTTGACACTGGCATTCCGCGACTTCGAAGGCCAGCGGCTGATTCTCATCTCAGATGAGCATGACACCGGCGTGGCTGCCGGAAAGCCATGGAGCCAAAGCCCGGTTCCCGCTGAATTCGGTATCACCGGCTTGGGGCCAGTGAAACTCACCGTGCACGAGGCTGCTCCAACAGCCGCCGTACTGACGGAGCTTCTCAACTTCCGCCGCAAAGGCAGCTTCCCGAATATAGACGCCCCCGATCAGCCCGACATTCTGGTGTTCGAAACCGGAGAAGGCGGCAGTGGAGCGGAAATCCATCTGGAAGAACGCCATGATTTGGCTCATGAGAGGCTGGGGCGCGGCGGCGTCCATCATGTCGCCTTCCGGGTCGACAACGATGATGAACTGAAGCAGTGGATTGAAGCTGTACGCAAAGTTCAGTTTCCGAACTCGGGTTACGTGGACCGCTTCTACTTCCACTCCTTGTATTTCCGCGAGCCGAACGGAATCTTGTTCGAGCTGGCAACGGATGGACCGGGCTTTGATACGGATGAGGACTTTGAGCATCTGGGCGAATCGTTGGCTCTGCCTCCGTTCCTAGAACCAAAACGCGCCCAGATTGAAGCCCTGCTGAAGCCGCTGGAAACGGCCAATCCCCAGGCAAACTTCTAA